The Vibrio agarivorans genome window below encodes:
- a CDS encoding PilZ domain-containing protein — protein sequence MQQAEILSIVERLLPAYHAADFETVLDQVVSEYSPTAKLLVKMEMNRQMATCTKKIDLRGRVQGECREFTLDGIQHWLDDVAFNAYHKNVEKYGSYTEGVWEALVNTRNNYRVMKQRNGAAAQAGNEEHQFCVEPVLLGYDLKRKENRLKVASQVEMKLSKGQQIHAVTVDLSASGAKFKVPAAFNYKLGEVVDVRYVELAKGSKIEDVTSDLCYRVVGIDLCYENDAVKYLRTIKLSESDLPERIIQEALKNTSQRVRHDNQDKIIRARTRGYEHTFLKHTCNLPVFFSQHELKLVLMTENNKAIWQYWQDERNQQALSSLFHKERMSLMAQTGVKSTSNILYSFKHAHQDKSLFYSMMVPEASRDERKLFWHIGARRPSWKAFKLHVFELKAEEREELERHANELGLDARELTHCGILQELADTQSASDYLLTEKPQLDSKVLNKFRQSRATDNRVLSLYFDACTRRREPRYKLRSPIIVTTKSGQQVEGVTTDISKHGLGVILKDPINLIAEDMCHINFKELQLYDKSVPLNKVSYQAIRIGATGKQLQLKLEHISDNSRVAAFFEKVIRHNEGKLIEKNEILPSTEILEGLHNILLDKIVSVPLFFEKQKTNIKPKVIGVNQPLADCLIPFARLGSDHKFTLDPIFKGRTNTLIAQPMKRIDGIGPHYFEIYINSMLLNERTQRVQTHLSTEFESLKDRIQFIKKAQTVGRFFALRVSSTPVFDPITSLLRQDLNELMSISLTQARNLEKEIIGIVGYSEVVDITDEVLVRLELTR from the coding sequence ATGCAACAAGCCGAAATTCTTTCCATAGTTGAACGCCTTCTCCCTGCCTATCATGCGGCGGATTTTGAGACCGTTTTAGACCAAGTTGTTAGTGAGTATTCACCAACAGCTAAGTTACTGGTTAAAATGGAAATGAATCGTCAAATGGCCACTTGTACAAAAAAAATCGACCTCCGAGGTCGGGTGCAAGGCGAGTGTCGTGAGTTTACCCTCGATGGCATTCAGCACTGGCTTGATGATGTTGCTTTCAATGCTTACCACAAGAACGTTGAAAAATACGGCAGCTACACGGAAGGCGTTTGGGAAGCGTTGGTTAATACACGCAATAACTATCGTGTTATGAAGCAGCGTAACGGCGCAGCAGCCCAAGCTGGGAATGAAGAGCACCAGTTTTGCGTCGAGCCAGTATTATTAGGGTACGACCTAAAACGTAAAGAAAATCGCCTAAAAGTCGCATCTCAAGTCGAGATGAAGCTCTCCAAAGGCCAGCAAATTCACGCTGTTACCGTCGATTTATCCGCTTCTGGGGCAAAATTCAAGGTCCCTGCCGCGTTCAACTATAAATTAGGTGAAGTGGTTGACGTACGCTATGTGGAACTTGCTAAAGGCTCAAAGATTGAAGATGTGACGAGCGACCTCTGCTACCGTGTCGTCGGTATTGATCTCTGTTACGAGAATGATGCGGTAAAGTATCTGCGCACGATTAAACTATCAGAAAGCGATCTCCCTGAGCGCATCATTCAAGAAGCCTTAAAAAACACCAGTCAACGTGTCCGACATGACAACCAAGATAAGATCATTCGCGCTCGCACTCGTGGCTATGAACATACCTTCCTAAAGCACACCTGTAACCTGCCGGTGTTTTTCAGTCAGCATGAACTGAAGTTAGTGCTTATGACGGAGAACAATAAGGCGATTTGGCAATACTGGCAGGATGAACGCAATCAACAGGCGCTAAGCTCTCTATTTCACAAAGAGCGCATGTCACTTATGGCGCAAACTGGGGTGAAATCCACCAGCAATATCCTCTATTCATTTAAGCATGCTCACCAAGACAAGTCACTGTTCTATTCAATGATGGTACCGGAGGCGAGTCGCGATGAGCGTAAGCTGTTTTGGCATATTGGCGCCCGGCGCCCAAGCTGGAAAGCATTCAAACTGCACGTATTTGAACTAAAAGCAGAGGAGCGCGAAGAGCTTGAACGACATGCGAATGAACTCGGTCTCGATGCTCGAGAGCTCACACACTGTGGTATTTTGCAAGAATTGGCTGACACACAATCTGCCAGCGATTACTTATTGACGGAAAAGCCACAGCTCGACAGCAAAGTGTTGAACAAATTTCGTCAATCGAGAGCGACTGACAACCGTGTACTTTCCCTCTATTTTGACGCGTGTACGCGTCGACGTGAACCTCGCTACAAGCTTCGCTCACCTATCATTGTGACAACGAAGTCGGGGCAGCAAGTCGAAGGTGTCACCACCGACATCTCTAAACATGGACTGGGCGTTATCCTCAAGGATCCGATCAATCTGATTGCCGAGGATATGTGTCATATCAACTTTAAAGAGCTGCAGCTGTATGACAAGAGCGTGCCTCTCAATAAAGTGAGTTATCAAGCGATTCGTATTGGCGCAACGGGCAAGCAGCTACAATTAAAGCTTGAGCACATCAGCGATAACAGCCGTGTTGCCGCCTTCTTTGAAAAGGTGATTCGTCATAACGAAGGTAAGCTGATTGAAAAGAATGAGATCCTGCCGAGCACCGAGATTTTAGAAGGCTTACACAATATATTGCTCGATAAAATAGTCAGCGTGCCGCTATTTTTTGAAAAACAAAAGACCAACATCAAGCCAAAAGTGATTGGGGTCAATCAACCGCTCGCCGACTGCCTGATACCATTTGCTCGCTTAGGGAGTGATCATAAATTTACCCTAGACCCGATTTTTAAAGGTCGCACCAATACCTTGATCGCCCAGCCTATGAAGCGTATTGATGGCATAGGTCCGCACTATTTTGAAATCTATATCAACTCAATGCTATTGAATGAGCGCACGCAGAGAGTGCAAACTCATTTATCCACTGAGTTTGAATCACTTAAAGACCGTATCCAGTTCATCAAGAAAGCACAGACGGTTGGCCGCTTTTTCGCTCTGCGAGTCTCATCTACTCCGGTCTTTGACCCTATCACCAGTCTATTACGTCAAGACCTCAATGAACTGATGTCCATCAGCCTGACTCAAGCGCGCAATCTGGAAAAAGAGATTATTGGTATTGTGGGCTACAGCGAAGTTGTGGATATCACCGATGAGGTGCTGGTTCGATTAGAGCTCACCCGCTAG
- the radA gene encoding DNA repair protein RadA: MAKAKRAYVCNDCGADFPRWQGQCNACGSWNTISEVRMAASPTVARNERLSGYAGAADAQVQTLSEIDLQEVPRFSSGFKELDRVLGGGIVPGAAILIGGNPGAGKSTLLLQTMCLLASQMPTLYVTGEESLQQVALRASRLGLPKDSLKMLSETNVDRICQIAEKEQPKLMVIDSIQVMHVSDVQSSPGSVAQVREAATALTRYAKQNNVAVFIVGHVTKDGTLAGPKVLEHIIDCSVLLDGGTDSRFRTLRSHKNRFGAVNELGVFAMTGQGLREVSNPSAIFLSRGEEETSGSSVMVVWEGTRPLLVEIQALVDYSQLANPRRVAVGLEQNRLSLLLAVLHKHGGLQMADQDVFVNVVGGVKVTETSADLALVMALLSSFRDRPLPKDVVVFGEVGLAGEIRPVPSGQERLNEAFKHGFKRAIVPAANMPKGGIEGMQIHGVKKLSEAISAFDEL; encoded by the coding sequence ATGGCTAAGGCAAAACGCGCATACGTATGTAATGACTGCGGCGCAGACTTCCCTCGTTGGCAGGGGCAGTGTAATGCGTGTGGTTCGTGGAACACTATCTCAGAGGTGCGTATGGCGGCCTCACCGACAGTGGCTCGCAATGAACGACTATCGGGTTATGCTGGCGCGGCAGATGCTCAAGTACAAACTCTTTCAGAGATCGATCTGCAAGAAGTTCCGCGTTTCTCAAGCGGCTTTAAAGAACTTGATCGTGTGTTAGGTGGGGGGATTGTGCCGGGGGCGGCCATTTTGATTGGTGGTAACCCAGGAGCAGGTAAATCAACCTTGTTGCTGCAAACGATGTGTTTACTCGCAAGCCAAATGCCGACATTGTATGTCACAGGCGAAGAGTCGCTACAGCAAGTAGCTCTGCGCGCATCACGCTTAGGCTTACCAAAAGACAGTTTGAAAATGCTGTCTGAAACCAACGTTGATCGCATCTGCCAAATCGCCGAAAAAGAGCAGCCTAAACTCATGGTTATTGACTCGATACAGGTGATGCACGTTTCTGATGTTCAGTCATCTCCGGGCAGTGTTGCGCAGGTTCGAGAAGCGGCGACTGCACTGACTCGTTACGCGAAACAGAACAATGTTGCGGTGTTTATTGTCGGTCACGTAACTAAAGACGGCACTCTGGCGGGCCCTAAAGTGCTTGAGCACATTATTGACTGTTCGGTCTTGCTTGATGGTGGCACAGACAGCCGCTTTAGAACCCTACGAAGCCACAAAAACCGTTTTGGTGCGGTGAATGAGCTCGGTGTCTTCGCCATGACAGGTCAGGGGCTAAGAGAGGTAAGTAACCCCTCCGCTATTTTTCTCTCGCGTGGAGAAGAAGAAACCTCAGGCAGCTCGGTCATGGTTGTATGGGAAGGCACACGCCCATTGCTGGTGGAGATCCAGGCTCTGGTTGATTACTCACAGCTGGCTAACCCACGACGCGTGGCCGTTGGCCTAGAGCAAAACCGACTGTCTTTATTACTCGCTGTACTGCACAAGCATGGTGGCTTGCAAATGGCTGACCAAGATGTTTTCGTTAATGTGGTTGGTGGTGTGAAGGTAACAGAGACCAGTGCAGACCTAGCACTTGTCATGGCGCTGCTCTCTAGCTTTAGAGATCGCCCTCTGCCTAAAGATGTCGTTGTGTTTGGTGAAGTGGGGCTTGCTGGAGAGATTCGCCCAGTGCCAAGTGGTCAAGAGCGATTAAACGAAGCATTTAAACATGGCTTCAAGCGTGCTATTGTGCCCGCAGCAAATATGCCGAAAGGTGGCATTGAAGGGATGCAAATACACGGAGTTAAGAAACTATCCGAAGCGATTAGCGCATTTGATGAGCTGTAA
- the fusA gene encoding elongation factor G, whose product MADLSKYRNIGIFAHVDAGKTTTTERILKLTGQIHKTGEVHDGESTTDFMEQEAERGITIQSAAVSCFWNGHRLNVIDTPGHVDFTVEVYRSLKVLDGGIGVFCGSGGVEPQSETNWRYANESEVSRLIFVNKLDRMGADFFNVVDQVKNVLGANPLVMVLPIGREDDFVGVVDLLSRKAYVWDDSGLPENYEVLDVPADMVDDVEQYREELIETAVEQDDDLMEAYMEGEEPSIEDLKRCIRKGTRDLAFFPTFCGSAFKNKGVQLVLDAVVDYLPAPTEVEPQPLTDPETGEPTGEVATVSADEPLKALAFKIMDDRFGALTFIRIYSGVMNKGDTILNSATGKTERIGRMVEMQADERNELTTAQAGDIIAVVGMKNVQTGHTLCDPKHECTLEPMIFPEPVISIAVSPKDKGSTEKMGIAIGKMVAEDPSFQVETDEESGETILKGMGELHLDIKVDILKRTYGVELEVGAPQVAYRETITQAVEDSYTHKKQSGGSGQFGKIDYRIKPGEPNSGFTFSSTVVGGNVPKEFWPAVEKGFASMMDNGVLAGFPTLDVEVELFDGGFHAVDSSAIAYEIAAKGAFRQSMPKAGAQLLEPIMNVDVFTPEDNVGDVIGDLNRRRGMIKDQQAGTTGVRIKADVPLSEMFGYIGHLRTITSGRGQFSMEFGQYSACPANVAEQVIAEVKERNAKK is encoded by the coding sequence ATGGCAGATTTATCGAAATACAGAAACATTGGTATTTTCGCGCACGTTGATGCGGGTAAAACAACTACCACTGAGCGTATCCTAAAGCTAACAGGTCAGATCCACAAAACTGGTGAGGTTCACGATGGTGAATCTACTACTGACTTCATGGAGCAGGAAGCTGAGCGTGGTATCACAATCCAGTCAGCTGCTGTAAGCTGTTTCTGGAACGGTCACCGTCTAAACGTTATCGATACTCCGGGACACGTTGACTTCACAGTAGAAGTTTACCGTTCTCTTAAAGTACTTGATGGCGGTATCGGTGTATTCTGTGGTTCTGGTGGTGTTGAACCACAATCAGAAACTAACTGGCGCTACGCTAACGAATCAGAAGTATCTCGTCTGATCTTCGTTAACAAACTAGACCGTATGGGTGCAGACTTCTTTAACGTTGTTGACCAAGTTAAAAACGTTCTAGGTGCTAACCCTCTAGTTATGGTTCTTCCAATCGGTCGTGAAGACGACTTCGTTGGTGTTGTTGACCTACTAAGCCGTAAAGCTTACGTATGGGATGACTCTGGTCTTCCAGAAAACTACGAAGTACTAGACGTACCAGCTGACATGGTTGACGACGTAGAACAGTACCGTGAAGAGCTAATCGAGACTGCTGTAGAGCAAGACGATGACCTAATGGAAGCTTACATGGAAGGTGAAGAGCCTTCTATCGAAGACCTTAAGCGTTGTATCCGTAAAGGTACACGTGACCTAGCATTCTTCCCAACATTCTGTGGTTCTGCGTTCAAGAACAAGGGTGTTCAGCTAGTACTAGACGCTGTTGTAGATTACCTACCAGCGCCAACTGAAGTTGAACCTCAGCCGCTAACAGATCCTGAAACAGGTGAGCCAACAGGCGAAGTTGCTACAGTTTCTGCTGATGAGCCACTAAAAGCGCTAGCATTCAAAATCATGGATGACCGCTTTGGTGCACTAACGTTCATTCGTATCTACTCAGGTGTTATGAACAAGGGTGATACAATCCTTAACTCTGCAACAGGTAAAACTGAGCGTATCGGCCGTATGGTTGAGATGCAAGCAGACGAGCGTAACGAACTAACAACTGCACAAGCGGGTGACATCATCGCTGTAGTTGGTATGAAGAACGTTCAAACTGGTCACACTCTATGTGATCCTAAGCACGAATGTACTCTAGAGCCAATGATCTTCCCAGAACCAGTAATCTCTATTGCTGTATCTCCAAAAGACAAAGGTTCTACTGAGAAGATGGGTATCGCTATCGGTAAGATGGTTGCAGAAGATCCATCTTTCCAAGTTGAGACTGATGAAGAGTCAGGCGAAACTATCCTGAAAGGTATGGGTGAACTTCACCTAGACATCAAGGTAGACATCCTTAAGCGTACTTACGGCGTTGAGCTAGAAGTAGGAGCTCCTCAGGTAGCTTACCGTGAAACTATCACTCAAGCAGTTGAAGATAGCTACACGCACAAGAAGCAGTCTGGTGGTTCTGGTCAGTTCGGTAAGATCGACTACCGTATCAAACCAGGTGAGCCAAACTCTGGCTTCACGTTCTCTTCAACAGTTGTTGGTGGTAACGTACCTAAAGAATTCTGGCCTGCAGTTGAGAAAGGCTTTGCGTCAATGATGGACAACGGTGTTCTAGCTGGCTTCCCTACGCTAGACGTAGAAGTTGAGCTATTCGACGGTGGCTTCCACGCAGTTGACTCATCAGCAATCGCTTACGAAATCGCTGCTAAAGGCGCATTCCGTCAGTCTATGCCAAAAGCTGGCGCGCAACTTCTTGAGCCAATCATGAACGTTGACGTGTTCACTCCAGAAGACAACGTTGGTGACGTTATCGGTGACCTTAACCGTCGTCGTGGTATGATCAAAGACCAACAAGCTGGTACTACTGGTGTTCGTATTAAAGCTGACGTACCTCTATCAGAGATGTTCGGCTACATCGGTCACCTACGTACTATCACTTCTGGTCGTGGTCAGTTCTCTATGGAGTTCGGTCAATACTCAGCTTGTCCAGCAAACGTTGCTGAGCAAGTAATTGCAGAAGTTAAAGAGCGTAACGCGAAGAAGTAA
- a CDS encoding AMP-binding protein, whose protein sequence is MTQPNFVAQQPCTLLPPNELILKWADERPNEVYLKQIINRQFVEFTYGEVADKALRLASALQNLGAKPGDRVALISKNCAEWFICDLAMTLGDFVSVPIFPTAAADTIEYCITHSESKILLAGKLDDPAATQEVIDNNPALISVALPYDTAPNCQHLFSTLIEQNEPTQNRPEHYDDKVMSLVYTSGTSGLPKGAMLTYGAFSWSVEQLKTLIGIEDGDRLFSYLPLAHITERVYIYGSSIAGGVCTAFPESLDTFIEDVKMHRPTLFISVPRLWTLFQQRIQDKLPQKKLNILLKIPFVNSLIKKKLADGLGLDQARVLGCGSAPVSPALLEWYHSVGLNITEAWGMTESFAYSTLNYPFRADKIGSVGKAGPGIEMKIAEDEEILVRGQGLFSGYYKNDIATQESFNEDGWLHTGDIGFIDSEGYLTIQGRKKDTFKTSKGKFVAPVPIEKKLFEYSRVEMMCLIGLGLPGPILLVVPHDFPNFDKARYERTTHKVVAKMNAQLESHEQIKGVLMIQDPWSIENGILTPTLKIKRHVLEQKYHDIGHNWPKGVLVQWEEDM, encoded by the coding sequence ATGACTCAGCCTAACTTCGTAGCCCAACAACCTTGCACTCTCCTCCCGCCGAATGAATTGATTCTCAAGTGGGCAGATGAGCGTCCTAATGAGGTGTACCTCAAGCAAATTATTAACCGACAGTTTGTCGAGTTCACCTACGGGGAAGTGGCTGACAAAGCCTTGCGCCTCGCCTCTGCATTACAAAACCTCGGGGCTAAACCTGGGGATAGAGTCGCTCTGATCTCTAAAAACTGTGCAGAGTGGTTTATTTGTGACTTAGCGATGACTTTAGGCGATTTCGTCAGCGTTCCGATTTTCCCTACCGCAGCGGCAGACACCATTGAGTACTGTATTACCCACAGTGAAAGTAAAATTTTGTTGGCCGGCAAGCTCGATGATCCAGCCGCTACCCAAGAAGTGATCGACAACAACCCTGCTTTGATTTCTGTTGCACTCCCGTACGATACTGCACCGAACTGCCAACATCTGTTCTCGACCTTGATTGAACAGAATGAACCCACCCAAAATCGACCTGAACATTATGACGATAAAGTAATGTCACTCGTCTACACATCCGGTACATCGGGTCTACCCAAAGGGGCGATGTTGACCTATGGCGCTTTCAGTTGGTCAGTAGAGCAATTGAAGACTTTAATCGGCATTGAAGACGGCGATCGTCTGTTCTCCTATTTGCCACTCGCGCACATTACTGAGCGTGTGTATATCTACGGCTCATCGATTGCCGGCGGAGTGTGCACTGCATTCCCTGAATCTCTCGATACCTTTATCGAAGATGTCAAAATGCACCGCCCAACGCTATTTATCTCTGTACCAAGACTTTGGACACTTTTCCAGCAGCGTATTCAAGACAAGTTGCCACAGAAAAAACTCAATATCTTGCTCAAAATTCCGTTTGTAAATTCTCTGATTAAGAAAAAGCTTGCTGATGGTTTAGGGCTGGATCAGGCGCGTGTCTTGGGCTGTGGCTCTGCACCCGTTTCACCCGCCTTGCTTGAGTGGTATCACAGTGTTGGGCTCAATATTACAGAAGCTTGGGGCATGACAGAGTCATTTGCCTATAGCACCCTGAACTACCCATTCCGTGCTGATAAGATTGGCTCAGTAGGTAAAGCTGGCCCCGGCATAGAGATGAAGATCGCCGAAGATGAAGAGATTCTTGTTCGTGGACAAGGGTTGTTCTCTGGTTATTACAAAAATGATATTGCGACCCAAGAGTCTTTCAACGAGGACGGGTGGTTGCACACAGGAGACATCGGATTTATCGATAGTGAAGGTTATTTGACCATTCAAGGGCGCAAAAAAGACACTTTCAAAACCTCTAAGGGTAAGTTTGTTGCTCCAGTACCTATCGAGAAAAAGCTGTTTGAATATAGTCGCGTCGAGATGATGTGTTTGATTGGTCTTGGCCTTCCCGGCCCGATTCTGCTAGTCGTACCACATGATTTCCCGAATTTCGATAAGGCGCGTTATGAGCGCACCACCCATAAGGTGGTGGCTAAGATGAACGCTCAATTAGAGTCACATGAGCAGATTAAAGGGGTATTGATGATCCAAGACCCTTGGAGTATCGAGAATGGGATTCTTACTCCGACATTGAAAATCAAACGTCATGTACTCGAACAAAAGTACCACGATATTGGGCACAACTGGCCGAAAGGCGTGTTGGTGCAGTGGGAAGAAGATATGTAA
- a CDS encoding helix-turn-helix domain-containing protein has translation MIVIHSGGINSTITSATRYIYSSFSTKSEDVDTWVTSLNLNIRLDYSSHSFSTELKSAKPTSAKPNPEISEVVKYIDSNLPSPLREEELADHCHYSVTYFSKLFRKTMGVSFRDYVMSKRISLAKQMLVEDKYSKVAVVAYQCGYKDVSYFSRIFKKKTGLTPASYRQQY, from the coding sequence ATGATCGTTATACATTCCGGAGGAATAAATTCCACCATCACCTCGGCGACTCGCTACATTTACTCCTCTTTCTCAACGAAGAGTGAAGATGTCGATACCTGGGTGACCAGTCTTAATCTCAATATAAGACTCGACTACTCAAGCCATTCGTTTTCTACAGAGTTAAAATCCGCTAAACCAACTTCAGCCAAACCAAACCCAGAGATTAGCGAGGTCGTTAAGTATATCGATTCCAACCTGCCAAGCCCCCTTAGAGAGGAGGAGCTGGCCGACCATTGCCATTATTCTGTCACTTATTTCTCAAAGCTATTTAGAAAAACAATGGGGGTAAGCTTTAGAGACTACGTAATGTCAAAGCGCATCTCTTTAGCCAAGCAGATGCTCGTTGAAGACAAGTACTCAAAAGTCGCAGTGGTCGCGTATCAATGCGGCTATAAAGACGTTTCCTACTTCTCCCGCATCTTCAAAAAGAAAACCGGACTCACCCCAGCCAGTTATCGTCAACAATATTGA
- a CDS encoding Flp family type IVb pilin, with amino-acid sequence MRHLVNNIKAFMNDEEGLTVVEYVVGAGLLVAALAVVFTGWGAIIQAELAAVFA; translated from the coding sequence ATGAGACATCTAGTTAACAACATTAAAGCGTTTATGAACGATGAAGAAGGCCTAACCGTAGTGGAATACGTTGTGGGTGCAGGCCTACTTGTAGCGGCGTTAGCCGTAGTGTTCACCGGTTGGGGGGCAATTATCCAGGCTGAGCTTGCAGCCGTATTTGCTTAA
- a CDS encoding A24 family peptidase, with protein MFLLICAWTVLFLIGLFDARENRIPNSLVLSLALIGMAYQWQVSGEVNSALLSASCGALMFLGGLVFYFLKLMAPGDVKLMGAVGCFVGWSSIGSAIVWIAVATVLIGTLYITYFRSLQLSRARSSLLFTSSAGVNQSVSRTLPNERLLMPFAPVVVVGVALSSYFN; from the coding sequence ATGTTTCTGCTGATATGCGCGTGGACCGTGCTGTTCTTGATTGGGTTGTTTGATGCCCGTGAGAACCGAATTCCAAACAGCCTTGTTCTTTCGCTAGCCCTAATTGGTATGGCTTATCAGTGGCAAGTGAGCGGTGAAGTGAACTCAGCGCTACTCAGTGCATCATGTGGGGCGTTGATGTTTTTGGGTGGGCTTGTGTTTTACTTTCTGAAGTTAATGGCACCTGGCGATGTCAAGTTGATGGGCGCGGTGGGGTGTTTTGTAGGTTGGTCCAGCATTGGGTCGGCAATTGTTTGGATTGCTGTCGCAACTGTGTTGATAGGGACCTTATACATAACTTATTTCCGTTCATTGCAGCTTTCAAGAGCGCGATCTTCACTGTTATTCACGTCATCAGCTGGGGTTAACCAAAGTGTCAGCAGGACGCTTCCCAATGAGCGGTTGCTGATGCCCTTTGCGCCAGTTGTCGTCGTTGGTGTTGCTTTGAGCAGTTATTTTAATTAG
- a CDS encoding AAA family ATPase, translated as MSELTFESRQNVLIAAPSVPTSFDEVDVPRVVLDNLMLKHLSAYPKSDVLELTKAIGLNSHLVEEILAGLKRKALIEVFQAESRSPLHQGVGHVRFGLSESGTSEAEAAFSKDAYLGPAPVSAKQYEQIVKAQDVRHHLISKEDVTRALSDVVGANRIVGLLGPAINSGRALLLYGDAGTGKTYVATRILDSLNSSVFIPYAVYSSGNIIRVITPQHHQILDDGGSTESLVFKEQFDRRWALCLRPNIQVGGELTMEMLEVNHCSHSRVWMAPLQMMANNGVLVIDDLGRQAISVERLLNRWIVPMEYRFDQFPLPNGQQMTIPFVLTLAFSTNLDPNAIGDPAFLRRLGYKIQFTPLAKNDYLELWDSVVGGLQIGVQPSALQKLLTLHQERGVGYYPCLPKDLAGISSDIITFEQIDRTITPEILARAWEVYFTAEGKGGDAQ; from the coding sequence ATGAGTGAGCTAACCTTTGAGTCAAGGCAAAATGTCTTAATCGCAGCACCCAGTGTACCAACGTCGTTTGATGAGGTTGATGTTCCTCGAGTGGTGCTAGATAACTTGATGCTCAAGCATTTGTCTGCCTATCCAAAATCAGACGTCCTTGAACTCACCAAGGCGATCGGCCTTAACAGTCATCTTGTTGAGGAAATACTCGCAGGCCTCAAGAGAAAGGCTTTGATAGAGGTGTTTCAAGCAGAAAGTCGCTCCCCTCTACACCAAGGCGTTGGGCATGTTCGCTTTGGTTTGTCTGAATCAGGTACATCTGAAGCCGAAGCGGCATTTTCAAAAGATGCCTATTTGGGGCCAGCCCCCGTGTCAGCGAAACAGTATGAACAAATAGTCAAGGCACAAGATGTTCGTCACCATCTTATTTCAAAAGAAGACGTAACACGTGCTCTATCTGACGTGGTTGGAGCAAACCGGATTGTTGGTCTTTTGGGGCCAGCTATCAACTCCGGTCGAGCTTTGTTGCTGTATGGAGATGCAGGGACTGGGAAGACCTACGTTGCGACCCGAATTTTAGATTCACTCAACTCTTCGGTATTCATTCCTTACGCTGTTTATTCCTCTGGCAATATTATTCGCGTGATTACCCCGCAGCACCATCAAATTTTAGATGATGGCGGTTCTACGGAAAGCTTAGTTTTTAAAGAGCAATTTGACCGTCGCTGGGCCTTATGTCTGAGACCGAACATTCAAGTGGGTGGAGAGCTCACCATGGAAATGTTAGAGGTGAATCATTGCTCACATAGTCGAGTGTGGATGGCACCCCTACAGATGATGGCGAATAATGGTGTGCTGGTCATCGATGATCTCGGGCGACAAGCAATATCAGTCGAGCGTCTTCTTAACCGTTGGATAGTCCCTATGGAGTATCGGTTCGATCAATTTCCTCTACCCAACGGGCAACAGATGACGATACCTTTCGTTCTCACTCTTGCTTTTTCCACCAATTTAGACCCAAACGCCATCGGCGACCCGGCTTTTTTACGACGCCTTGGCTACAAGATTCAATTTACACCGCTAGCTAAAAATGACTATCTCGAATTGTGGGATAGCGTAGTGGGCGGCTTGCAGATTGGTGTTCAACCATCTGCGCTACAAAAACTGCTGACTCTGCACCAAGAGCGTGGAGTCGGTTACTACCCATGTTTGCCAAAAGATCTTGCAGGAATCAGTAGTGACATCATTACTTTCGAGCAAATAGATCGAACCATAACACCAGAAATACTCGCTAGAGCATGGGAAGTTTACTTTACTGCCGAAGGCAAGGGAGGAGATGCGCAATGA
- the cpaB gene encoding Flp pilus assembly protein CpaB has protein sequence MSRSQVILLFVLSIILGLAAVFFAKKWMDRQVQPQVEVEVVEREPVVVASQEILIGTVITSQHLTTKLIEKDWRSEDQFSSEDDIVGLIADAVMFPDEIVVKQRLAQPGEGATLAALIPDKKRAVTIRVNDVIGVAGFLLPGNKVDVLNTIQYSKTSANTSTILRDIEVLAVDQTAKTDDNKPVIVRAVTLAVSPTEAEKLMTAQSRGELQLALRNPHDKHKPVAKKRYVAPSVTIIKGTESSNIRVRN, from the coding sequence ATGAGTCGGAGTCAGGTCATATTACTATTTGTTCTGTCCATTATTCTGGGGTTGGCTGCGGTATTTTTTGCTAAGAAGTGGATGGATAGACAAGTTCAGCCACAGGTTGAGGTTGAAGTTGTGGAGCGCGAACCGGTGGTGGTTGCTTCACAAGAAATCCTCATAGGTACGGTGATTACCAGTCAGCACCTTACTACCAAGTTGATTGAGAAAGACTGGCGGTCAGAAGATCAGTTTTCTTCAGAAGATGACATTGTGGGTCTGATTGCTGACGCCGTAATGTTTCCTGATGAGATTGTCGTCAAGCAGCGATTAGCTCAACCGGGAGAGGGCGCGACGCTTGCGGCATTGATTCCCGATAAAAAGCGAGCCGTTACGATTCGCGTTAATGATGTTATTGGTGTCGCGGGTTTCCTTCTACCCGGCAATAAAGTCGATGTGTTGAATACGATTCAGTACAGCAAGACCTCAGCAAATACGTCGACTATTTTGCGTGATATAGAAGTGCTTGCTGTAGACCAAACCGCCAAAACGGATGACAACAAGCCGGTGATTGTCCGAGCCGTAACTTTAGCAGTAAGCCCGACTGAGGCAGAAAAATTGATGACGGCTCAGAGCCGAGGAGAGCTTCAATTGGCTCTGCGCAACCCCCATGATAAGCACAAACCCGTTGCTAAGAAGCGTTACGTTGCACCGAGTGTGACGATTATTAAGGGAACGGAATCTTCTAATATTCGAGTTCGCAACTGA